The following are from one region of the Streptomyces changanensis genome:
- a CDS encoding MFS transporter, translated as MGAAGGGYADIFRAPHVVRLLVGTLVGRLPNGTAHIAIALFTRAEGGSYTLAGALAAVYGLATAAGQPLLGRAVDLYGQPRVQLPAVVVSALGMAWLAVAGTASLPVAFAAVVVAGFFTPPLEGGLRALWPTVLGRGDRVHRAYALDAVAQEVMYTVGPLLVTLLVWLWSPAAALLVINVAGVAGALAVVSSAPSRAWRSEPREAHWLGALRSRGLLALLGAFFFVGLAMGSITVAALAYADGHGGDGVYGLLMAALGLGALAGGVVYGARPWAGAPEARLRVLVGLLALGYLPLVLVPDVAMMTVLAAVAGVFLAPAIACAFLVVDRHALRGTVTEAFSWLVTTFGVGAALGSAAAGPAVELAGVPYGFGVAGAGGAAALLVLLATRRVLATVPHSGRPPVETPAHVSENDRNGTVEPGFSAGRQA; from the coding sequence GTGGGCGCGGCAGGCGGCGGATACGCCGACATCTTCAGGGCTCCGCACGTCGTGCGGCTGCTCGTCGGCACGCTGGTCGGCAGGCTGCCCAACGGCACGGCCCACATCGCCATCGCCCTGTTCACCCGCGCCGAGGGCGGCAGCTACACGCTGGCCGGCGCCCTGGCCGCCGTGTACGGCCTCGCCACCGCCGCCGGGCAGCCGCTGCTGGGCCGCGCCGTCGACCTGTACGGCCAGCCGCGCGTACAGCTCCCCGCCGTGGTGGTCTCGGCGCTGGGCATGGCGTGGCTCGCCGTGGCCGGCACCGCCTCGTTGCCGGTGGCGTTCGCGGCGGTGGTCGTGGCCGGGTTCTTCACCCCGCCCCTGGAGGGCGGGCTGCGGGCGCTCTGGCCGACCGTCCTCGGCCGGGGCGACCGGGTGCACCGGGCGTACGCGCTGGACGCCGTGGCGCAGGAGGTGATGTACACGGTCGGTCCGCTGCTCGTGACGCTGCTGGTGTGGCTCTGGTCACCCGCCGCCGCGCTGCTCGTGATCAACGTCGCCGGTGTGGCGGGCGCCCTGGCGGTGGTCTCCTCGGCGCCGTCGCGCGCCTGGCGGTCCGAGCCGCGCGAGGCGCACTGGCTGGGCGCGCTGCGCTCGCGCGGCCTGCTGGCGCTGCTCGGCGCGTTCTTCTTCGTCGGCCTGGCGATGGGCTCCATCACGGTCGCCGCGCTGGCCTACGCGGACGGGCACGGCGGCGACGGCGTGTACGGCCTGCTGATGGCCGCCCTCGGCCTCGGCGCGCTCGCCGGCGGCGTGGTGTACGGGGCCCGGCCCTGGGCGGGCGCGCCCGAGGCCCGGCTGCGGGTCCTGGTCGGTCTGCTGGCCCTGGGGTACCTGCCCCTCGTCCTCGTGCCGGACGTCGCGATGATGACGGTGCTGGCCGCCGTGGCGGGCGTGTTCCTCGCGCCGGCCATCGCCTGCGCGTTCCTCGTCGTGGACCGGCACGCGTTGCGGGGCACGGTGACGGAGGCGTTCTCGTGGCTGGTGACCACCTTCGGCGTCGGCGCCGCGCTGGGGTCCGCGGCGGCCGGGCCCGCGGTGGAGCTCGCGGGCGTGCCGTACGGCTTCGGGGTGGCCGGCGCCGGGGGCGCCGCGGCGCTGCTGGTGCTGCTGGCGACCCGGCGGGTCCTCGCCACCGTGCCGCATTCCGGGCGTCCGCCGGTCGAAACCCCCGCGCACGTATCGGAAAATGATCGGAACGGTACCGTCGAACCCGGTTTCAGCGCGGGCCGTCAGGCGTAA
- the prcB gene encoding proteasome subunit beta, translating into MEANTRSTGRLPAAFLTPGSSSFMDFLSEQSPELLPGRRTLPVVQGAIEVPHGTTIVAASFPGGVVLAGDRRATMGNMIAQRDIEKVFPADEYSAVGIAGTAGLAVEMVKLFQLELEHFEKVEGAQLSLEGKANRLSTMIRGNLGMAMQGLAVVPLFAGWDVDREKGRIFSYDVTGGRSEEHVGYAATGSGSLFARGSMKKLYREDLTEQQAVTLVVQALYDAADDDSATGGPDMARRIFPIVTVITEDGFRRLTDAEGADVARAVLERRMEHPDGPRAELL; encoded by the coding sequence GTGGAAGCCAACACTCGCAGCACCGGGCGTCTACCAGCTGCCTTCCTGACGCCCGGCTCCTCGTCCTTCATGGACTTCCTGAGCGAGCAGTCGCCGGAGCTGCTGCCGGGACGTCGGACGCTGCCGGTCGTACAGGGCGCCATCGAGGTGCCGCACGGCACGACGATCGTCGCGGCCTCCTTCCCCGGGGGCGTGGTCCTGGCCGGTGACCGGCGGGCCACCATGGGTAACATGATCGCCCAGCGCGACATCGAGAAGGTCTTCCCGGCCGACGAGTACTCGGCCGTGGGCATCGCCGGCACGGCCGGCCTGGCCGTGGAGATGGTCAAGCTCTTCCAGCTGGAGCTGGAGCACTTCGAGAAGGTCGAGGGCGCCCAGCTCTCCCTGGAGGGCAAGGCCAACCGGCTCTCCACGATGATCCGCGGCAACCTCGGCATGGCCATGCAGGGCCTCGCCGTCGTCCCGCTCTTCGCCGGCTGGGACGTCGACCGGGAGAAGGGCCGCATCTTCTCCTACGACGTCACCGGCGGGCGCTCCGAGGAGCACGTCGGGTACGCGGCGACGGGCTCCGGCTCGCTCTTCGCCCGCGGGTCGATGAAGAAGCTGTACCGCGAGGACCTCACCGAGCAGCAGGCCGTGACGCTGGTCGTGCAGGCGCTGTACGACGCGGCCGACGACGACTCGGCGACGGGCGGGCCCGACATGGCCCGCCGGATCTTCCCGATCGTCACGGTGATCACGGAGGACGGGTTCCGCCGGCTCACCGACGCGGAGGGGGCCGACGTGGCCCGTGCCGTCCTGGAGCGCCGCATGGAACACCCGGACGGCCCCCGCGCCGAGCTGCTCTGA
- a CDS encoding ferredoxin produces MTAQHEAPTTAAGEALEVWIDQDLCTGDGICVQYAPEVFELDIDGLAYVKSSDDELLQEPGATTPVPLPLLRDVVDSAKECPGDCIHVRRVSDRVEVYGPDAE; encoded by the coding sequence ATGACCGCGCAGCACGAGGCTCCCACCACGGCCGCCGGAGAGGCTCTGGAGGTCTGGATCGACCAGGATCTCTGCACCGGCGACGGGATCTGCGTGCAGTACGCCCCCGAGGTGTTCGAGCTCGACATCGACGGCCTGGCCTACGTCAAGAGTTCCGACGACGAGTTGCTCCAGGAGCCGGGCGCGACGACCCCGGTGCCGCTGCCCCTGCTGCGGGACGTGGTGGACTCCGCCAAGGAGTGCCCGGGCGACTGCATCCACGTACGGCGGGTTTCGGACAGGGTCGAGGTGTACGGCCCGGACGCCGAGTGA
- a CDS encoding ubiquitin-like protein Pup, with the protein MATKDTGGGQQKATRSTEEVEEQAPEAQSSEDLKERHEKLSDDVDSVLDEIDDVLEENAEDFVRSFVQKGGQ; encoded by the coding sequence ATGGCGACCAAGGACACCGGCGGCGGGCAGCAGAAGGCCACGCGCTCCACGGAGGAGGTCGAGGAGCAGGCGCCCGAGGCGCAGTCCTCGGAGGACCTCAAGGAGCGCCACGAGAAGCTCAGCGACGACGTCGACTCCGTCCTGGACGAGATCGACGACGTCCTGGAGGAGAACGCCGAGGACTTCGTGCGTTCCTTCGTGCAGAAGGGCGGCCAGTAA
- a CDS encoding LacI family DNA-binding transcriptional regulator, protein MKAPEPLGGTRPTSRDVAREAGVSQATVSLVLGDKWRGRVSERTAGLVRDAAGRLGYRPNLAARNLRLGRTRTALLVVPALTNEFFARVYTGAAAVAARHDFGVVLYPSPEGVGPARDPFASARASLDGVIASSMATGALAAFRGTDLPLVMLDSDPADPGSAAQVNLAIADGMRQVTDHLLALGHRRFVHLASAVPSWTFDVRAGAVASALAGRPDVEVRTVPAPLEVAGAREAAARALAGPGARPTALVCDDDLIAAGACKAVRRLGLRVPEDVSVTGFDDLALATAVEPELTTVSLPAERVGERGMEALLAVLDGRTPDVADLPVTLRVRASTAPPPPPA, encoded by the coding sequence GTGAAGGCCCCGGAACCCCTCGGCGGGACCCGCCCCACCAGCCGGGACGTCGCCCGGGAGGCCGGCGTCTCGCAGGCGACCGTCTCCCTGGTCCTCGGCGACAAGTGGCGCGGCCGCGTCTCCGAGCGCACCGCCGGCCTGGTCCGCGACGCCGCCGGGCGGCTGGGGTACCGGCCGAACCTCGCCGCCCGGAACCTGCGCCTGGGCCGCACCCGGACCGCGCTCCTCGTCGTCCCCGCCCTCACCAACGAGTTCTTCGCCCGGGTCTACACCGGTGCCGCCGCCGTCGCCGCCCGTCACGACTTCGGTGTCGTCCTCTACCCCTCGCCCGAGGGCGTGGGCCCCGCCAGGGACCCGTTCGCCTCGGCCCGCGCCTCACTGGACGGCGTCATCGCCTCGTCCATGGCCACCGGCGCCCTCGCCGCGTTCCGGGGCACCGACCTGCCGCTCGTCATGCTCGACAGCGATCCCGCGGACCCCGGCTCCGCGGCCCAGGTGAACCTCGCCATCGCCGACGGCATGCGGCAGGTGACGGATCATCTGCTCGCCCTCGGCCACCGCCGCTTCGTGCACCTGGCGTCGGCGGTCCCCTCCTGGACCTTCGACGTCCGGGCGGGGGCCGTGGCCTCGGCCCTCGCCGGCCGGCCGGACGTGGAGGTCCGCACCGTGCCCGCCCCCCTGGAGGTGGCCGGCGCCCGCGAGGCCGCCGCCCGGGCCCTCGCCGGGCCCGGCGCCCGGCCCACCGCCCTGGTCTGCGACGACGACCTCATCGCCGCGGGCGCCTGCAAGGCCGTACGGCGCCTGGGCCTGCGCGTCCCCGAGGACGTCTCCGTCACCGGCTTCGACGACCTGGCCCTCGCGACCGCCGTCGAACCGGAGCTGACCACCGTCTCCCTCCCGGCCGAACGGGTCGGCGAACGCGGCATGGAGGCCCTCCTCGCCGTCCTGGACGGCCGCACGCCCGACGTCGCCGACCTCCCCGTCACCCTCCGGGTACGCGCCTCCACGGCCCCACCACCCCCGCCCGCCTGA
- a CDS encoding tRNA (adenine-N1)-methyltransferase, with protein sequence MSEPTGAARRRGPFKVGDQVQLTDPKGRHYTFTLEAGKNFHTHKGSFPHDELIGAPEGSVVRTTGNVAYLALRPLLPDYVLSMPRGAAVVYPKDAGQILAFADIFPGARVVEAGVGSGSLSSFLLRAVGDSGMLHSYERREDFAEIAKANVERYFGGPHPAWRLTVGDLQDNLTDADVDRVILDMLAPWECLEAVSKALVPGGILCCYVATTTQLARTVESIREIGCYAEPQPWESMIRNWHVEGLAVRPDHRMIGHTGFLVTARRLADGVEPPMRRRRPAKGAYGEDYEGPNKG encoded by the coding sequence ATGTCCGAACCGACCGGTGCCGCCCGCCGTCGCGGGCCCTTCAAGGTCGGGGACCAGGTCCAGCTCACCGACCCCAAGGGACGCCACTACACGTTCACGCTCGAGGCCGGGAAGAACTTCCACACCCACAAGGGTTCCTTCCCGCACGACGAGCTGATCGGCGCCCCCGAGGGCAGTGTTGTCCGTACCACGGGAAACGTCGCCTACCTCGCGCTGCGCCCCCTGCTCCCCGACTACGTCCTGTCCATGCCCCGCGGGGCCGCAGTCGTCTACCCGAAGGACGCGGGCCAGATCCTCGCCTTCGCCGACATCTTCCCCGGCGCCCGCGTCGTGGAGGCCGGTGTCGGCTCCGGCTCGCTCAGCAGCTTCCTGCTGCGTGCCGTCGGCGACAGCGGCATGCTCCACTCCTACGAGCGCCGCGAGGACTTCGCGGAGATCGCCAAGGCGAACGTGGAGCGCTACTTCGGTGGCCCCCACCCGGCCTGGCGGCTCACCGTGGGCGACCTCCAGGACAACCTGACCGACGCCGACGTCGACCGCGTCATCCTGGACATGCTCGCCCCCTGGGAGTGCCTGGAGGCCGTCTCCAAGGCGCTGGTGCCCGGCGGCATCCTCTGCTGCTACGTCGCCACGACGACCCAGCTGGCCCGGACCGTGGAGTCCATCCGCGAGATCGGCTGCTACGCCGAGCCGCAGCCGTGGGAGTCGATGATCCGCAACTGGCACGTCGAGGGCCTGGCCGTCCGGCCGGACCACCGCATGATCGGCCACACCGGATTCCTCGTCACCGCCCGCCGCCTCGCGGACGGCGTGGAGCCCCCCATGCGCCGCCGCCGCCCCGCCAAGGGCGCCTACGGCGAGGACTACGAGGGCCCCAACAAGGGCTGA
- the arc gene encoding proteasome ATPase, which yields MAAHDDDINRGIRPGRGSDDPAGQVAYLEQEIAVLRRKLADSPRHTRILEERIVELQTNLAGVSAQNERLANTLREARDQIVALKEEVDRLAQPPAGFGVFLQANEDGTCDIFTGGRKLRVNVSPGIELEELRRGQEVMLNEALNVVEAMAFERAGDIVTLKEILEDGERALVIGHTDEERVVRLAEPLLDVTIRPGDALLLEPRSGYVYEVIPKSEVEELVLEEVPDVDYDKIGGLGNQIELIRDAVELPYLYPDLFKEHELRPPKGILLYGPPGCGKTLIAKAVANSLAKKVAEVTGQPAGKSYFLNIKGPELLNKYVGETERHIRLVFQRAREKASEGTPVIVFFDEMESLFRTRGSGVSSDVENTIVPQLLAEIDGVEGLENVIVIGASNREDMIDPAILRPGRLDVKIKIERPDAEAAKDIFAKYLTPSLPLHADDLTEHNGSKDAAAHAMIQSVVEQMYAESEENRFLEVTYANGDKEVLYFKDFNSGAMIQNIVDRAKKMAIKAYLDQNQKGIRVSHLLQACVDEFKENEDLPNTTNPDDWARISGKKGERIVFIRTLVTGKQGADTGRSIDTVANTGQYL from the coding sequence GTGGCAGCCCACGACGACGACATCAACCGCGGCATCCGGCCGGGGCGAGGGTCTGATGACCCCGCCGGTCAGGTTGCCTATCTCGAGCAGGAAATCGCCGTCCTGCGACGTAAGCTCGCCGACTCTCCGCGCCACACGAGGATTCTCGAGGAGCGGATCGTCGAGCTGCAGACCAACCTGGCCGGCGTGTCCGCGCAGAACGAGCGGCTCGCCAACACGCTCCGCGAGGCCCGCGACCAGATCGTGGCCCTCAAGGAGGAGGTCGACCGCCTCGCCCAGCCACCGGCCGGCTTCGGCGTCTTCCTGCAGGCCAACGAGGACGGCACGTGCGACATCTTCACCGGGGGCCGCAAGCTCCGGGTGAACGTGAGCCCCGGCATCGAGCTCGAGGAGCTCAGGCGGGGCCAGGAAGTCATGCTCAACGAAGCGCTCAACGTGGTCGAGGCCATGGCGTTCGAGCGCGCCGGGGACATCGTCACCCTCAAGGAGATCCTGGAGGACGGCGAGCGCGCCCTGGTCATCGGCCACACCGACGAGGAGCGAGTGGTCAGGCTCGCCGAGCCCCTGCTGGACGTCACCATCCGGCCCGGCGACGCGCTGCTCCTCGAGCCCCGTTCCGGCTACGTGTACGAGGTCATCCCGAAGAGCGAGGTCGAGGAGCTCGTCCTCGAAGAGGTGCCGGACGTCGACTACGACAAGATCGGCGGTCTGGGGAACCAGATCGAGCTGATCCGCGACGCGGTCGAGCTTCCGTACCTCTACCCCGACCTCTTCAAGGAGCACGAGCTGCGGCCGCCCAAGGGCATCCTGCTCTACGGCCCGCCCGGGTGCGGCAAGACGCTCATCGCCAAGGCGGTGGCCAACTCCCTTGCCAAGAAGGTCGCGGAGGTCACCGGACAGCCCGCCGGCAAGAGCTACTTCCTCAACATCAAGGGCCCGGAGCTCCTCAACAAGTACGTCGGCGAGACCGAGCGGCACATCCGCCTCGTCTTCCAGCGCGCGCGGGAGAAGGCGTCCGAGGGCACGCCCGTCATCGTCTTCTTCGACGAGATGGAGTCCCTCTTCCGCACCCGCGGCTCCGGTGTCAGCTCGGACGTGGAGAACACCATCGTCCCGCAGCTGCTCGCCGAGATCGACGGTGTCGAGGGGCTCGAGAACGTCATCGTGATCGGCGCCTCGAACCGCGAGGACATGATCGACCCGGCGATCCTCCGGCCCGGCCGGCTGGACGTGAAGATCAAGATCGAGCGTCCGGACGCCGAGGCCGCCAAGGACATCTTCGCCAAGTACCTCACCCCGTCGCTGCCGCTGCACGCGGACGACCTCACCGAGCACAACGGCTCCAAGGACGCCGCGGCACACGCCATGATCCAGTCGGTCGTGGAGCAGATGTACGCGGAATCCGAGGAGAACCGGTTCCTCGAGGTCACCTACGCGAACGGCGACAAGGAAGTCCTGTACTTCAAGGACTTCAATTCCGGCGCGATGATCCAGAACATCGTCGACCGGGCGAAGAAGATGGCCATCAAGGCCTATCTGGACCAGAACCAGAAGGGCATTCGCGTCTCCCACCTCCTCCAGGCGTGCGTGGACGAGTTCAAGGAGAACGAGGACCTGCCCAACACCACCAACCCGGACGACTGGGCCCGGATCTCCGGCAAGAAGGGCGAGCGGATCGTCTTCATCCGCACCCTCGTCACCGGAAAGCAGGGCGCCGACACCGGTCGGTCCATCGACACGGTGGCGAACACCGGGCAGTACCTGTAA
- the prcA gene encoding proteasome subunit alpha encodes MSTPFYVSPQQAMADRAEYARKGIARGRSLVVMQYADGIVFVGENPSRALHKFSEIYDRIGFAAAGKYNEYENLRIGGVRYADLRGYTYDRDDVTARGLANVYAQTLGTIFSSAGEKPYEVELVVAEVGSSPEGDQIYRLPHDGSIVDEHGSVAVGGNAEQISGFLDQRHRDGMSLAEALKLAVQALSRDTNGTEREIPAERLEVAVLDRTRPQSRKFKRIVGRQLARLLAAQEPATAPTDAAGDESEGPEAPQE; translated from the coding sequence GTGTCGACGCCGTTCTATGTCTCACCCCAGCAGGCCATGGCCGACCGGGCGGAGTACGCCCGGAAGGGGATCGCCCGGGGCCGCAGCCTTGTCGTGATGCAGTACGCCGACGGCATCGTCTTCGTCGGGGAGAACCCGTCCCGCGCACTGCACAAGTTCAGCGAGATCTACGACCGGATCGGCTTCGCCGCGGCCGGCAAGTACAACGAGTACGAGAACCTCCGCATCGGCGGCGTCCGCTACGCCGACCTGCGCGGCTACACCTACGACCGGGACGACGTGACGGCCCGCGGCCTGGCGAACGTCTACGCGCAGACGCTCGGCACGATCTTCTCCAGCGCGGGGGAGAAGCCGTACGAGGTGGAGCTGGTCGTCGCCGAGGTGGGCTCGTCCCCCGAGGGTGACCAGATCTACCGCCTGCCGCACGACGGGTCGATCGTCGACGAGCACGGGTCGGTCGCCGTCGGGGGCAACGCCGAGCAGATCAGCGGTTTCCTGGACCAGCGGCACCGCGACGGGATGTCCCTGGCGGAGGCGCTGAAGCTCGCCGTACAGGCGCTGTCCCGGGACACCAACGGCACCGAGCGGGAGATCCCCGCCGAGCGGCTGGAGGTGGCGGTGCTGGACCGCACGCGGCCGCAGTCGCGGAAGTTCAAGCGGATCGTGGGCCGGCAGCTGGCGCGGCTGCTGGCGGCGCAGGAGCCGGCGACGGCCCCGACGGACGCCGCCGGCGACGAGTCGGAGGGCCCCGAGGCCCCGCAGGAGTAG
- the pafA gene encoding Pup--protein ligase, with translation MDRRIFGLENEYGVTCTFRGQRRLSPDEVARYLFRRVVSWGRSSNVFLRNGARLYLDVGSHPEYATPECDNVTELVTHDKAGERILEGLLVDAERRLHEEGIAGDVYLFKNNTDSAGNSYGCHENYLVARHGEFSRLADILIPFLVTRQLLCGAGKVLQTPRGAVYCVSQRAEHIWEGVSSATTRSRPIINTRDEPHADAERYRRLHVIVGDSNMSETTTLLKVGATDLVLRMIEAGTVMRDLTLENPIRAIREVSHDITGQRKVRLASGREASALEVQREYYEKAVDFVDRRGIRTGTVAQVLELWGRTLDAIEAEDLDRIGTEIDWVMKYKLLERYRAKHNMTMSNPRIAQIDLAYHDIHRRRGLYYLLEKKGQAARICNDLKIFEGKSVPPQTTRARLRGDFIRRAQEQRRDFTVDWVHLKLNDQAQRTVLCKDPFRSVDDRVEKLIAGM, from the coding sequence ATGGACCGCCGCATTTTCGGGCTGGAGAACGAGTACGGCGTCACGTGCACGTTCAGGGGACAGCGCCGACTGTCTCCTGACGAAGTGGCGCGCTACCTCTTCCGCCGTGTCGTGTCATGGGGCCGCAGCAGCAACGTCTTCCTGCGGAACGGCGCCCGCCTCTACCTCGACGTGGGATCGCATCCGGAATACGCGACGCCGGAATGCGACAACGTGACCGAGTTGGTCACGCACGACAAGGCGGGCGAGCGCATTCTCGAAGGCCTTCTCGTGGACGCCGAACGCCGCCTGCACGAGGAGGGCATCGCGGGCGACGTCTACCTCTTCAAGAACAACACCGACTCGGCCGGGAACTCCTACGGCTGCCACGAGAACTACCTCGTCGCGCGGCACGGGGAGTTCTCGCGGCTCGCGGACATCCTCATCCCGTTCCTCGTCACCCGCCAGCTGCTGTGCGGCGCGGGCAAGGTGCTCCAGACCCCGCGCGGCGCCGTCTACTGCGTGAGCCAGCGGGCCGAGCACATCTGGGAGGGAGTCAGCTCCGCGACGACCCGCTCCCGCCCCATCATCAACACGCGCGACGAGCCGCACGCGGACGCCGAGCGCTACCGCCGCCTGCACGTCATCGTCGGCGACTCGAACATGTCGGAGACGACGACGCTGCTCAAGGTCGGCGCCACCGACCTCGTGCTGCGGATGATCGAGGCGGGCACCGTCATGCGGGACCTCACCCTGGAGAACCCGATCCGGGCGATCCGCGAGGTCAGCCACGACATCACCGGCCAGCGCAAGGTCCGCCTGGCGAGCGGACGCGAGGCCTCCGCCCTGGAGGTGCAGCGCGAGTACTACGAGAAGGCCGTCGACTTCGTCGACCGGCGCGGCATCCGCACCGGCACGGTCGCGCAGGTCCTGGAGCTGTGGGGGCGCACGCTCGACGCGATCGAGGCGGAGGACCTCGACCGGATCGGCACCGAGATCGACTGGGTCATGAAGTACAAGCTGCTGGAGCGGTACCGCGCCAAGCACAACATGACCATGTCGAACCCGCGCATCGCGCAGATAGACCTCGCCTACCACGACATCCACCGCCGGCGGGGGCTGTACTACCTGCTGGAGAAGAAGGGCCAGGCCGCCCGGATCTGCAACGACCTGAAGATCTTCGAGGGCAAGTCGGTGCCCCCGCAGACCACCCGGGCGAGGCTGCGCGGTGACTTCATCCGCCGCGCGCAGGAGCAGCGCCGGGACTTCACGGTGGACTGGGTCCACCTGAAGCTGAACGACCAGGCGCAGCGCACGGTCCTGTGCAAGGACCCCTTCCGGTCGGTCGACGACCGCGTGGAGAAGCTCATCGCCGGCATGTGA
- the dop gene encoding depupylase/deamidase Dop produces MTVRRVMGIETEYGISVPGHPNANAMLTSSQIVNAYAAAMHRARRARWDFEEENPLRDARGFDLAREAADSSQLTDEDIGLANVILTNGARLYVDHAHPEYSAPEVTNPRDAVLWDKAGERIMAEAAEKAGLLPGAQPIHLYKNNTDNKGASYGTHENYLMKRETPFSDIVRHLTPFFVSRQVVTGAGRVGIGQDGQEHGFQISQRADYFEVEVGLETTLKRPIINTRDEPHADAEKYRRLHVIIGDANLSEISTYLKLGTTALVLSMIEDGFITVDLAVDQPVRTLHQVSHDPTLQRLVTLRSGRTLTAVQLQMEYYELARKYVENRFGADADEQTKDVLARWEDTLGRLENDPMSLAGELDWVAKLELMEGYRRRDRLDWDAPRLHLVDLQYADVRPEKGLYNRLAARGRMKRLLDEPEVERAEKQPPEDTRAYFRGRCLEQYADDVAAASWDSVIFDLPGRDSLQRVPTLEPLRGTREHVKDLLDRCRTAEELVRVLSGG; encoded by the coding sequence ATGACCGTACGGCGAGTAATGGGCATCGAGACGGAGTACGGGATCTCCGTCCCCGGCCACCCGAACGCCAATGCCATGCTCACCTCGTCCCAGATCGTCAACGCCTACGCGGCGGCGATGCACCGGGCGCGCCGCGCCCGCTGGGACTTCGAGGAGGAGAACCCGCTGCGGGACGCCCGCGGCTTCGACCTCGCCCGCGAGGCCGCCGACTCCAGCCAGCTCACCGACGAGGACATCGGCCTCGCCAACGTCATCCTGACCAACGGCGCCCGGCTCTACGTGGACCACGCCCACCCGGAGTACAGCGCCCCGGAGGTCACCAACCCCCGCGACGCCGTCCTGTGGGACAAGGCCGGCGAGCGGATCATGGCCGAGGCGGCCGAGAAGGCCGGCCTGCTGCCGGGCGCCCAGCCGATCCACCTGTACAAGAACAACACCGACAACAAGGGCGCCTCGTACGGCACGCACGAGAACTACCTGATGAAGCGGGAGACCCCCTTCTCGGACATCGTGCGCCACCTCACGCCGTTCTTCGTCTCGCGCCAGGTCGTCACGGGCGCGGGGCGCGTCGGCATCGGTCAGGACGGCCAGGAGCACGGCTTCCAGATCAGCCAGCGCGCGGACTACTTCGAGGTCGAGGTCGGCCTGGAGACGACACTCAAACGGCCCATCATCAACACCCGGGACGAGCCGCACGCCGACGCCGAGAAGTACCGCCGGCTCCACGTGATCATCGGCGACGCGAACCTCTCGGAGATCTCGACGTACCTGAAGCTCGGCACGACGGCCCTGGTCCTGTCGATGATCGAGGACGGCTTCATCACCGTCGACCTCGCCGTCGACCAGCCGGTGCGCACGCTCCACCAGGTGTCGCACGATCCGACGCTCCAGCGGCTGGTCACGCTGCGCAGCGGCCGCACGCTCACCGCGGTCCAGCTCCAGATGGAGTACTACGAACTGGCGAGGAAGTACGTCGAGAACCGCTTCGGCGCGGACGCGGACGAGCAGACCAAGGACGTGCTGGCCCGATGGGAGGACACCCTCGGCCGGCTGGAGAACGATCCGATGAGCCTCGCCGGGGAGCTGGACTGGGTGGCGAAGCTGGAGCTCATGGAGGGGTACCGGCGCCGTGACCGGCTCGACTGGGACGCCCCGCGCCTGCACCTGGTGGACCTCCAGTACGCCGACGTGCGCCCCGAGAAGGGCCTGTACAACCGTCTGGCGGCCCGCGGGCGCATGAAGCGCCTGCTGGACGAGCCGGAGGTGGAGCGGGCCGAGAAGCAGCCTCCGGAGGACACCCGGGCCTACTTCCGGGGCCGCTGCCTGGAGCAGTACGCGGACGACGTGGCGGCGGCCTCCTGGGACTCGGTGATCTTCGACCTGCCGGGGCGGGACTCCCTCCAGCGGGTGCCCACCCTGGAGCCCCTGCGGGGTACCCGGGAGCACGTCAAGGACCTCCTGGACCGGTGCCGCACGGCCGAGGAGCTCGTCCGGGTCCTTTCGGGCGGCTGA